DNA sequence from the Ruminococcus albus 7 = DSM 20455 genome:
CTGAAGATATTCGCACTCCTGGAATGCAAAAGGCTCGATAGAGGTTACATTTTTCGGTATGGTTATAGAAGTAAGACTAGGGCAGTTTTGAAATGCACCTTCACTGATTGCAGTCAGATTATCAGAGAGTATCACAGTGCTTAGGGACATACAGGTTGCGAAAGCACCGCGTCCGAGAGTTGTTACACTGCTGGGTATCAGAGCTCTTTTCAGATAAGAACAGCTGCAGAAAGCAAAATTGCCAATCTCTGTAACAGTGCTGGGTATAGAAATCTCTGTCAGAGCGTTATTTTTTATGAAAGCATTATTGCCGATCTTGGTAACTGTCTTGCCGTCTATCTGAGAGGGGATAGTTACTGTTGAACTGCTGCCTGTATACTTTGTCACAGATACAGTTCCGTCGGAAAGTACTTCATAGTTGAAATCACCGTAAACAGCATCAGCATTAGCTGTAACTGCGGTGTCAGCAAATATGCTGCCTATAGCAGTGCCTGGTACGTATGTAGCCGCACTGATAACAGCCAGCACACTTGCCAGTGTGGACTTCATAATCTTGTTAGCCATAATTGTTATTCTCCTTATAAGTTTTACCTTAATAAATTGTTGTCAGTACCCGGTATATCAGCATGAGATATGGATATATCAGTTTTCTCACAGCTTATAAACAGGCATCTGACTATGTGTTTGTGATATAAGTTAAGCAAACGTTTACTATTCTTAGCACCATTATTATATCATAGCAAATTGGGACATTCAATAAAAAGTATTAGATGATTTTTAAACTAACTGTACGAAATCACACAGTATAATGTGAATAACAATAATTTACATTAAATTATATTACATTTATGACTATTGTTAACGAATTAACGAAGTGAGATCCAAGTTCTGTAAAGTCCATAAACTTCCGAATATAAATGCCCCCGATACATCATGGTATTAGGGGCATATTTTCTGATGTTAAATTATTATCACGCAATCATTTTGCTGCATTTATGAGTTTTTCAACGCAAGCTTTGGGAGCGTGATGTATATCGAACAGCAGGGGATACTGCTTAACAACAGGCGCATTGTCATGTGGAACAAATCCGTCCATCCAGGTGTAGTCATCTGCAACGCCCCATGTTGTAACACAGTCGATAACATCGCTGTAGCTGCGGTATATCTCAAACAGCTTCAGGTATATGTCCTCCACCCTTGCGATATCCTCGGGCGAAGAAGCTTTCAGCCTTTTGATATCCTCCTCCGAAGGCGGAAATACATTGTGTCCGAAGCCTGCCATGATGGATACATCAAGCTCAGTTATATGCAGACGGAGTCCCAGCTGAGCATATACCTCTATCGAGCGTTTCAACTCGTCATAATCGGGGCATGAGAAGTAATGCTGCTGCATACCCATGCCGTCGATTCGGCAGCCTTGTTCCTTCAGACGCTTGATGAGCCTGACTATACGCTCACGCTTTTTCGGATCGCATTCGTTATAATCATTATAGAACAGCTGAGCGTTTGGCGAGTATTTGTCCATAGCTCGGAATGCGGCTGTTATGAAATCTGCACCGCAAAGCTTGAAGTATTCGCTGCTGCGGTATATAGCTGCATCTCCCTGAGCGCCGTCCTCCACTTCGTCTGTCACAGCCTCGTTAACAACATCCCATGCGTAAACATCATCGTTATATCTTTCACAAAGCGCCTTTATATGAGCATCTATACGCTGATATATAAGCTCGGGGGAAGCATCATGGTCACCGTCCTTGTACATCCATCCACCCGTCTGGTTGTGCCATACGGGCGCATGAGCACGTACTTTTATACCCAGCTTCCTAGCTGTGCTGAATATTTTGTCTGTTCTTTCAAATGTGAATCTGCCTTCCTCGGGCTCGGTCTCACTGTATTTCATTTCATTTTCAGGCGTAACACTGTTGAAATGCTCACGCAGCACATCTTCGTAGCTTTCAATATTGTGGGCGGCAACAGCAGCGCCTATCTTGAAATACTTCTCGTAGCTCTTTGCAAGTGAAAGGATATTGCTCATGATACTCCTCCATTTTTAGTTTCGATGTAAAATAAATAGTTTTCAATATAATAACATATTGTTCTCGGATGTTCAAGCGATTCCCGAACAATTGTAGATTTTTTCAATTTTCGTGTATAAAACTCATACATTTTCACCATGAACAGTGATATTATGTATATGCAACAAAATTCAGCTGTGCTGTTTGTTCTTCAGCCGGAACTGTTTTGGCGTCTGATCGCGGTATTTCTTGAAACTGCGTATGAAGTGGCTGCAATCCGCAAAGCCTGTCTTCTGACTTATGAACGTCATATCATGGTCGGTGAAAAGCAAATATTCTTCTGCCTTGAATATCCTCATGCGCTCGATGTACTCCTTGCAGCTCATGCCGTACTGCTCACGGAACTTCGCTGCAAAGCCCGAATAGCTCATGTGGCATATCTCGGCTATGTCCGCCACGCGGATATTGTCTTCAAGGCGGCTGTCTATGTATTCGGTGATATTCTCTATGCCGTATATGTCAGCTGAGTTCACAGGGCATTTGTTCATATCGAGTCCCTGTGTTGTCCATTCCCTAACAATGCCGAATATCAGCCTGTAGATATACGCTCTCATCATTATATCTCTGCCGTAAAGATAGTGTTCGCCTTCCTTTACGCATTCAGCGAATATCTCTTTGCATTTAAGCCGTTCAGATTGTTCGCGGCTGAAATGTATCTGCATATCATTTGTACGTGCGTACCGAAGTATAGCTGTTGCCGAAGGCGCATAAGAGGATGTGTTCGGGAATTTTACCGTGTCGAATTTCAATCCTGAAAAGAGTATGGTGCCGTCGCAGGCAGAATGGATAGAATGCACAGATGACGGATAAAACAGAAAAAGTTCACCCTCAGATACGGTATAGGCTTTGCCGTCGCAGGTCACCGCAACTTTTCCGCTAAGTATATATATGAACTCGGCAAAGTAATGCCAGTGCTGTTTTACAGGAAACGGATTTTTTTCGGTATCGAACAGGAAGGTTTCGATAGGCGAGTTCAGACTGTCTTGTTTTTCAAATAAATTGTTCATGATACCGACCTCTTTTC
Encoded proteins:
- a CDS encoding AraC family transcriptional regulator; this translates as MNNLFEKQDSLNSPIETFLFDTEKNPFPVKQHWHYFAEFIYILSGKVAVTCDGKAYTVSEGELFLFYPSSVHSIHSACDGTILFSGLKFDTVKFPNTSSYAPSATAILRYARTNDMQIHFSREQSERLKCKEIFAECVKEGEHYLYGRDIMMRAYIYRLIFGIVREWTTQGLDMNKCPVNSADIYGIENITEYIDSRLEDNIRVADIAEICHMSYSGFAAKFREQYGMSCKEYIERMRIFKAEEYLLFTDHDMTFISQKTGFADCSHFIRSFKKYRDQTPKQFRLKNKQHS
- a CDS encoding endo-1,4-beta-xylanase, encoding MSNILSLAKSYEKYFKIGAAVAAHNIESYEDVLREHFNSVTPENEMKYSETEPEEGRFTFERTDKIFSTARKLGIKVRAHAPVWHNQTGGWMYKDGDHDASPELIYQRIDAHIKALCERYNDDVYAWDVVNEAVTDEVEDGAQGDAAIYRSSEYFKLCGADFITAAFRAMDKYSPNAQLFYNDYNECDPKKRERIVRLIKRLKEQGCRIDGMGMQQHYFSCPDYDELKRSIEVYAQLGLRLHITELDVSIMAGFGHNVFPPSEEDIKRLKASSPEDIARVEDIYLKLFEIYRSYSDVIDCVTTWGVADDYTWMDGFVPHDNAPVVKQYPLLFDIHHAPKACVEKLINAAK